One Sporocytophaga myxococcoides DNA segment encodes these proteins:
- a CDS encoding sensor histidine kinase, whose translation MGLFRNKLNTLGQEQRLFKYSAVMYAIALSLIAVISILSQVLIQQYLSSQIHDSHIINIAARQRTYSQTLSKNALLIESGRDIETNRKAFVNTLRQWQRSHEALQSGSDFLNLPANDREELSQMFKIIEDPYEEILGASNEMIKELYSTKPLDSLNLKPYITTIFENEKIYLLGMELIVFDYDRFSRNGVNKLKEIEYILLFIVLLSLVLEAVFIFYPLALRVRQNIRDLVVSETNAKNLANKLKETNDTLEQSHKELREVNFALEKATYLVKTDQDGRIIYANDKYCHVTKYTMGELLGKPLFYNNMGGKESIIYEHVRNPLRRKEVWQGEIFDHASDGTGFWLDVTLMPIVDYKGSLYQYLVICTDITKRKNTERELTLLTEEKIRRQDVEQKIISYSILNGQEKERKRIAAEIHDGIGQMMTSMRMKLEMIEQKNIGLSEDLPEINDLLQSIINETKKICSDLLPSVLDDFGLSAAVRELQKLCESSSTMDLEIEDQLAKTKLPREVEIGVFRILQEALNNAIKHSSGSKIFVHVSSDVHCVHLMVQDDGKGFYFDERRILSREFVRKSNGLRNMKERAELLGGNFNVTSEPGKGTIVQLEIPL comes from the coding sequence ATGGGTCTTTTTAGAAATAAACTCAATACTTTAGGGCAGGAGCAAAGGCTGTTTAAATATTCAGCAGTCATGTATGCCATTGCCCTTTCTTTAATTGCAGTCATTTCCATATTAAGTCAGGTTTTGATTCAACAATACTTAAGTAGTCAAATACATGACTCTCATATAATTAATATTGCAGCCAGGCAACGTACTTATAGTCAGACACTGAGCAAAAATGCGCTGCTTATTGAGTCTGGACGGGATATAGAAACAAATCGAAAAGCTTTTGTAAATACTCTGAGACAGTGGCAAAGATCACATGAAGCGCTACAATCAGGAAGCGATTTTTTAAATCTGCCAGCTAATGACAGAGAGGAACTTAGTCAGATGTTCAAAATCATTGAAGATCCCTATGAGGAAATTTTAGGAGCTTCCAATGAAATGATCAAAGAGCTTTATAGTACTAAACCGTTAGATTCTCTTAACTTAAAGCCTTATATAACAACTATTTTTGAAAATGAAAAAATTTATCTTTTAGGAATGGAGCTTATCGTATTTGATTATGACAGATTTTCGAGGAATGGCGTTAACAAACTGAAAGAAATTGAATACATCCTATTATTTATAGTTTTACTAAGTCTAGTTCTGGAGGCAGTATTTATCTTTTATCCCCTTGCTTTGCGCGTGCGCCAGAATATCAGAGACTTGGTTGTTTCAGAGACAAATGCGAAAAACCTGGCAAACAAACTCAAAGAGACCAATGATACGCTGGAACAATCTCATAAAGAGCTGAGAGAAGTAAATTTTGCCTTGGAAAAAGCTACTTATCTTGTAAAGACAGATCAGGATGGTCGTATCATATATGCCAATGATAAGTATTGTCACGTTACAAAATATACAATGGGGGAATTGCTAGGAAAGCCTTTATTTTATAATAATATGGGTGGGAAGGAAAGTATTATCTATGAGCACGTGAGAAATCCCTTAAGAAGGAAGGAGGTATGGCAGGGAGAAATTTTTGATCATGCTTCCGATGGCACAGGTTTTTGGCTTGATGTCACACTTATGCCTATCGTTGACTATAAGGGTAGTTTGTATCAATATCTTGTTATTTGTACTGATATTACCAAACGAAAGAATACAGAACGTGAGTTGACTTTACTTACTGAAGAAAAAATAAGAAGACAAGATGTAGAACAGAAAATCATCTCTTATTCTATTCTAAATGGTCAGGAAAAAGAAAGGAAGCGGATTGCTGCCGAAATCCATGATGGTATTGGTCAGATGATGACAAGTATGCGGATGAAGCTTGAAATGATTGAACAAAAGAATATAGGTCTTTCCGAAGATCTTCCGGAAATCAATGATTTGCTTCAATCTATTATTAATGAGACAAAGAAAATTTGCTCCGATTTATTGCCAAGTGTATTGGATGATTTCGGACTTAGTGCTGCAGTAAGGGAGCTTCAGAAACTTTGTGAAAGTTCTTCTACCATGGACTTGGAGATTGAAGATCAACTGGCGAAAACCAAATTACCCAGGGAGGTGGAAATTGGGGTATTCCGTATACTTCAGGAAGCATTGAATAATGCCATTAAGCATTCCTCTGGTTCAAAGATTTTTGTCCACGTGAGCAGTGATGTACACTGTGTTCATCTGATGGTCCAGGATGATGGAAAAGGTTTTTATTTTGATGAAAGAAGGATTTTGAGCAGGGAATTCGTGAGAAAGTCTAATGGACTGCGTAATATGAAAGAAAGGGCAGAATTGCTGGGAGGAAATTTTAATGTAACTTCGGAACCTGGAAAGGGAACAATTGTACAGTTGGAAATACCGTTATAA
- a CDS encoding response regulator transcription factor: MGKKIKVFLVDDHEIFRDGVKQLITNESDMEVAGTASDGEEAMRAIQEVKPDVVIMDIRMPGLNGLETSQNIIKSGSNVHIIFFSLYDREDYVISALEMGAHGYILKDTSNKIFLNGIRAVANGQFFFTSEVSDVLVKKYRELKQEKGIPDIVHQSFSLPSLSKRELEILNMIRIGKTNKEIAEAFGLSVRTIETHRLNMLRKFKTSNLDEVLKVTEKYNEEE, from the coding sequence ATGGGGAAAAAGATAAAAGTTTTTCTGGTTGATGATCATGAGATTTTTCGTGACGGGGTAAAACAACTAATTACCAATGAATCGGATATGGAAGTTGCAGGTACTGCTTCTGATGGGGAAGAAGCAATGCGTGCCATACAGGAGGTAAAGCCGGATGTGGTTATTATGGATATCAGAATGCCTGGCTTAAATGGCCTTGAGACGAGTCAGAATATAATTAAATCCGGTAGTAATGTTCATATCATTTTTTTTAGTCTTTATGACAGGGAAGATTACGTTATTTCAGCTCTTGAAATGGGTGCTCATGGTTACATATTAAAGGATACAAGTAACAAAATATTTCTGAATGGAATAAGGGCTGTGGCTAATGGCCAGTTCTTTTTTACTAGTGAGGTGTCTGATGTACTTGTTAAAAAATACAGAGAACTTAAGCAGGAAAAAGGTATTCCTGATATAGTCCATCAATCGTTCAGTCTGCCCAGCCTTTCCAAAAGGGAGCTTGAAATTCTTAATATGATCCGTATAGGGAAGACGAATAAAGAGATTGCTGAGGCATTTGGTTTAAGTGTTCGTACAATTGAAACGCACAGGCTCAATATGTTAAGAAAATTCAAGACCAGTAATCTTGATGAGGTATTAAAGGTTACCGAAAAGTATAATGAGGAAGAATAA